In Sphingomonas sp. SORGH_AS_0950, the following are encoded in one genomic region:
- a CDS encoding ABC transporter ATP-binding protein, whose amino-acid sequence MTDVPLARIDHLRITAVGEDGREIVIVPDVSLSITKGEVLALIGESGSGKTTIALSLLGYARPGCRIAGGVIEVAGHRLDGATPEQLRQVRGRTVAYVAQSAAAAFNPSLTIMAQVIEPALIHGTLDRAAAEEKAKALFRRLALPDPDGVGARYPHQVSGGQLQRLMAAMALITDPALVIFDEPTTALDVTTQIEVLKAFKDAVRDLGTTAVYVTHDLSVVAQIADRIAVLRGGEVQELGTTPQILFAPRHSYAQALVAAAAPRARIVPPPTDEAPLLDMWGIVAGYGGTGPDGAPRTKILDGIDVSIRRGQVLGVIGESGCGKSTLARVAAGLHAPSAGRILLNGHPLAPLVRHRSRDELRRVQMVFQSADTAFNPSVSIGAAIARPLAFYHGLDRRSAKAEVARLLDLVRLPASLADRLPGELSGGQKQRANLARALAARPDLLLCDEVTSALDPVIAEAVLDLLVELRCELGLAYMFITHDLEIVRAIADDVLVLYAGRVAEQVTRDGLGHGAHHPYTRLLTASVPELRPGWLEETPARQAGAAGARMSATGCSFHPRCIRANTSCVDTMPPRLLEGDRQIFCHQSLDFLATP is encoded by the coding sequence ATGACCGACGTGCCGCTTGCCCGCATCGACCATCTGCGCATCACCGCCGTCGGCGAAGACGGACGCGAGATCGTGATCGTACCCGATGTCAGCCTGTCGATCACGAAGGGCGAGGTGCTGGCCCTGATCGGGGAGTCGGGGTCGGGCAAGACGACCATCGCCCTGTCGCTACTTGGCTATGCGCGTCCCGGCTGCCGGATCGCAGGCGGCGTGATCGAGGTGGCAGGCCACCGGCTCGATGGCGCAACGCCCGAACAGCTGCGTCAGGTGCGTGGCCGCACCGTCGCCTATGTGGCACAGAGCGCCGCCGCCGCATTCAACCCGTCGCTGACCATCATGGCGCAGGTGATCGAGCCCGCGCTGATCCACGGTACGCTCGACCGCGCCGCCGCCGAGGAAAAGGCCAAGGCTCTGTTTCGCCGCCTCGCGCTCCCCGACCCCGATGGCGTCGGTGCACGCTATCCGCATCAGGTATCGGGCGGGCAGCTCCAGCGGCTGATGGCGGCGATGGCGCTGATCACCGACCCTGCCCTCGTCATCTTCGACGAACCGACCACCGCGCTCGACGTCACGACCCAGATCGAGGTGCTGAAGGCGTTCAAGGACGCGGTGCGAGATCTGGGAACCACCGCCGTCTATGTCACCCACGACCTTTCGGTCGTCGCCCAGATCGCCGACCGCATCGCGGTACTGCGCGGCGGCGAGGTGCAGGAACTGGGAACGACCCCGCAGATCCTGTTCGCCCCGCGCCACAGCTATGCCCAGGCCCTGGTCGCGGCCGCCGCGCCCCGAGCCCGCATCGTCCCGCCACCGACTGACGAGGCGCCGCTGCTCGATATGTGGGGGATCGTGGCGGGTTATGGGGGGACGGGGCCGGACGGCGCGCCTCGGACCAAAATCCTCGACGGGATCGATGTCTCGATCCGGCGTGGCCAGGTGCTGGGCGTCATCGGCGAATCTGGCTGTGGCAAGAGCACGCTCGCGCGGGTGGCGGCAGGGCTGCACGCGCCCTCGGCGGGCCGCATCCTGCTGAACGGCCATCCTCTCGCACCGCTCGTCCGGCACCGGTCGCGCGACGAGCTTCGCCGGGTGCAGATGGTTTTCCAGAGCGCCGACACCGCGTTCAACCCGTCGGTCAGCATCGGTGCTGCCATTGCCCGGCCGCTCGCCTTCTATCACGGGCTGGACCGACGATCGGCCAAGGCGGAGGTGGCGCGACTGCTCGACCTTGTCCGCCTGCCCGCATCGCTCGCCGACCGGTTGCCCGGCGAACTGTCGGGTGGGCAGAAGCAGCGGGCCAATCTCGCCCGCGCGCTGGCGGCACGCCCCGACCTGCTGCTGTGCGACGAAGTCACCTCGGCGCTCGATCCGGTCATCGCGGAGGCCGTGCTCGACCTGCTTGTCGAGCTGCGCTGCGAACTCGGGCTCGCCTATATGTTCATCACCCACGACCTCGAAATCGTGCGGGCGATCGCCGATGACGTGCTGGTCCTCTATGCCGGTCGTGTCGCCGAGCAGGTGACGCGCGATGGCCTGGGTCACGGGGCCCACCATCCCTATACGCGGTTGCTGACCGCTTCGGTCCCCGAATTGCGGCCGGGCTGGCTGGAGGAGACACCGGCCCGACAAGCCGGGGCGGCGGGCGCGCGGATGTCGGCAACCGGATGCAGCTTCCACCCGCGCTGCATCCGCGCGAACACCTCCTGCGTCGATACGATGCCGCCGCGCCTGCTGGAGGGGGATCGGCAGATATTCTGCCATCAGTCGCTCGACTTTCTCGCGACGCCCTGA
- a CDS encoding ABC transporter permease, with product MRRFTNSGRIGLALVSAWILVALLGPGIAPHGVGEVVHLDVFDGVSRRFPLGTDYLGRDMLSRVLYGARYTVLIAFVATSIAAMSGILLGLAAAAGGWIDMALSRAFDIIIAIPSLMLALVVIAATGASIPVLIGTLAIIYTPGAFRTARALAVGVMALDFVAAARARGERLPYIVVREVLPNVTGPLATDFGLRFVFIVLLLSGLSFLGLGVQPPQADLGALVRENIAGLGFGAPAVLFPAVAIASLTIGMNLVIDSLPGRRRR from the coding sequence ATGAGGAGGTTCACGAACAGCGGCCGGATCGGCCTGGCCCTCGTATCGGCATGGATCCTCGTCGCGCTGCTCGGCCCCGGCATCGCGCCCCATGGCGTGGGCGAGGTCGTGCATCTCGACGTGTTCGACGGGGTCAGCCGCCGCTTCCCGCTGGGCACCGACTATCTAGGTCGCGATATGCTCAGCCGGGTGCTGTACGGCGCGCGCTATACCGTCCTCATCGCCTTTGTCGCGACCAGTATAGCAGCGATGTCGGGCATCCTGCTTGGCCTGGCCGCCGCGGCCGGCGGGTGGATCGACATGGCCCTGTCGCGAGCCTTCGACATCATTATCGCCATCCCCAGCCTGATGCTGGCGCTGGTGGTGATCGCGGCGACCGGCGCTTCGATACCCGTGCTGATCGGCACGCTGGCTATCATCTATACCCCCGGTGCCTTCCGCACCGCCCGCGCGCTGGCGGTGGGCGTCATGGCGCTGGATTTCGTCGCCGCCGCCCGCGCCCGCGGCGAGCGTCTGCCCTATATCGTCGTGCGGGAGGTGCTGCCCAACGTCACCGGCCCCCTCGCCACCGATTTTGGTCTGCGCTTCGTGTTCATCGTCCTGCTGCTCAGTGGCCTGTCCTTTCTGGGCCTGGGTGTCCAGCCGCCCCAGGCGGACCTGGGCGCGCTGGTTCGCGAGAATATTGCCGGGCTGGGCTTCGGCGCGCCCGCCGTGCTGTTCCCGGCGGTGGCGATCGCTTCCCTTACGATAGGAATGAACCTGGTGATCGACTCCCTTCCCGGGCGGCGGCGGCGATGA
- a CDS encoding ABC transporter permease yields the protein MIHSPLMVLIGRRVAAALATLIFVSLAVFAIAQLMEGDVAEAILGQSATPEALAGLRQAMHLDQPAWRRYLEWAGGVLTGDLGHSLITGLPMREMIGTRLVNSLTLAGLTALVSVPLALALGIMAAVRRGTAFDRAISIATIGIVSVPEFLIATLAVMLFAVTLRWLPALTSTRDVHSIWDLVRVFALPVFSLACFVMAQMVRMTRAAVIDALDTSYCEAARLKGCSPARVVMRHALPNAIGPIANAIALSLSTLLGGVIVVEIIFNYPGIARLMVDAVATRDLPLVQAVAIIFCTAYLILVTTADVVTILANPRLRHR from the coding sequence ATGATCCACTCTCCCCTCATGGTGCTGATCGGCCGCCGGGTGGCTGCGGCGCTGGCGACGCTGATATTCGTGTCGCTGGCGGTGTTCGCCATCGCACAGCTGATGGAGGGCGATGTGGCCGAGGCGATACTGGGCCAGAGCGCTACGCCCGAGGCACTGGCGGGCCTGCGCCAGGCCATGCATCTCGACCAGCCCGCCTGGCGACGATATCTGGAATGGGCGGGCGGCGTATTGACCGGCGACCTGGGCCATTCCCTGATCACCGGCCTGCCGATGCGCGAGATGATCGGGACGCGATTGGTCAATTCGCTGACGCTGGCCGGGCTGACCGCACTGGTGTCGGTGCCGCTGGCCCTGGCGCTGGGCATCATGGCTGCGGTCAGACGCGGTACCGCATTCGACCGGGCTATCAGCATCGCGACGATCGGCATCGTGTCCGTACCGGAATTCCTGATCGCGACGCTGGCGGTCATGCTTTTCGCGGTGACGCTGCGCTGGCTCCCCGCCCTGACCTCCACCCGCGACGTTCATTCGATCTGGGACCTGGTCCGGGTCTTCGCGCTGCCGGTATTCAGCCTTGCCTGTTTCGTCATGGCGCAGATGGTCCGCATGACCCGCGCGGCGGTGATCGACGCGCTCGACACGTCCTATTGCGAGGCGGCCCGGCTGAAGGGCTGCTCACCGGCCCGTGTGGTAATGCGCCATGCCTTGCCCAATGCCATCGGGCCGATCGCCAATGCGATCGCGCTCAGCCTGTCGACCTTGCTGGGGGGCGTCATCGTGGTCGAGATCATCTTCAACTATCCCGGCATCGCGCGACTGATGGTCGATGCGGTCGCCACCCGCGACCTGCCGCTGGTCCAGGCGGTCGCGATCATCTTCTGCACCGCCTATCTCATCCTGGTGACGACCGCCGATGTGGTCACGATCCTGGCCAATCCCCGGCTGCGTCACCGATGA
- a CDS encoding ABC transporter substrate-binding protein, producing the protein MIGRRDAIRLIGGGGLSLGLGACGFTPARPEPAGGRLRVAVAVSSTADTMDPARQTVVSDFCRCAMVYDGLTRLDARSRPQFALAEAIESQDSRDWSIRLRRGVRFHDGSPLTAADVVYSLNRHLDPAVGSKARIFAQQFASVRADGPDHVRLVLESANSDLPTILGISQFQIVRDGTRDFRHPVGTGPMRMVEFAPGVRSLAVRWPDYWRRKVRLGEIELFSISDDSARINALLSGDVDLIHAINPRIAHHLEHAGFDLLVTRSGGYTNLIARLDRGPTSHPDFVAGLKLLLDRETMRNAIFRGYATIGNDQPIAPTNPYFDPSVPQRAFDPDRARHHFARAGMIGARLPIVTSAAADKSDDMAVLIQNAGRRAGVRFDIRRVPSDGYWTNSWMKVPLGFGNVNARPTADIIFTQFFASDAPWNESGWKNARFDSLLRAARGETDEARRKSLYGEMQHLVHDQAGIGIPLFLSSLDAHNPRVKGLRPMPQGGLMGFDFAADAWMEGA; encoded by the coding sequence TTGATCGGGCGGCGCGACGCAATTCGCCTGATCGGCGGCGGCGGCCTGTCGCTGGGCCTGGGCGCATGCGGCTTTACGCCCGCGCGTCCCGAACCAGCGGGCGGGCGATTGCGGGTGGCGGTCGCGGTCAGTTCGACCGCCGACACGATGGACCCGGCGCGCCAGACGGTGGTGTCCGACTTCTGCCGCTGCGCGATGGTCTATGACGGGCTGACCCGGCTGGACGCACGGTCCCGTCCCCAATTTGCGCTGGCCGAGGCGATAGAGAGCCAGGATTCGCGCGACTGGTCGATCCGGTTGCGACGTGGCGTGCGCTTCCACGACGGATCGCCACTCACCGCCGCGGATGTCGTCTACTCGCTGAACCGCCATCTCGACCCGGCAGTGGGGTCGAAAGCGCGAATCTTCGCCCAGCAATTCGCATCGGTCCGTGCCGATGGGCCGGATCATGTGCGCCTTGTCCTGGAAAGCGCCAATTCCGACCTGCCGACGATCCTGGGCATATCGCAATTCCAGATTGTCCGCGACGGTACCCGCGACTTCCGCCATCCGGTCGGCACCGGGCCGATGCGCATGGTCGAGTTCGCACCCGGCGTGCGCTCGCTCGCGGTGCGATGGCCCGACTATTGGCGGCGCAAGGTGCGGCTGGGCGAGATCGAACTCTTCTCCATTTCGGACGACAGCGCGCGGATCAATGCGCTGTTGTCGGGCGATGTCGACCTGATCCACGCGATCAATCCGCGTATTGCCCATCATCTGGAGCATGCGGGTTTCGACCTGCTGGTGACCAGGTCCGGCGGCTATACCAACCTGATCGCCCGGCTGGACCGGGGGCCGACCAGCCATCCGGATTTTGTGGCAGGCCTGAAGCTGCTGCTGGACCGCGAGACGATGCGCAATGCCATTTTCCGCGGCTATGCGACGATCGGCAACGACCAGCCGATCGCGCCGACCAACCCCTATTTCGACCCCAGCGTGCCGCAGCGCGCCTTCGACCCGGACCGCGCCCGCCATCATTTCGCGCGAGCCGGGATGATCGGCGCGCGCCTCCCCATCGTCACCTCGGCGGCGGCGGACAAGTCGGACGACATGGCCGTGCTGATCCAGAATGCCGGGCGACGCGCAGGGGTCCGGTTCGATATCCGGCGCGTGCCATCCGATGGTTACTGGACCAACAGCTGGATGAAGGTCCCGCTGGGCTTCGGCAACGTCAACGCCCGCCCGACGGCGGATATCATCTTCACCCAGTTCTTTGCCTCCGACGCACCGTGGAACGAGAGCGGGTGGAAGAATGCGCGTTTTGACAGCCTGCTTCGGGCCGCGCGCGGCGAGACGGACGAGGCACGCCGCAAGTCGCTCTATGGCGAGATGCAGCATCTGGTCCATGACCAGGCGGGCATCGGCATTCCGCTGTTCCTCAGCTCGCTCGATGCGCACAACCCGAGGGTGAAGGGCCTGCGACCCATGCCGCAGGGGGGATTGATGGGCTTCGACTTTGCCGCCGACGCATGGATGGAGGGCGCATGA
- a CDS encoding FAD-binding oxidoreductase: MMLESYWLDSGERFAQDGVPPLPARATVVVVGGGFTGLSAARQLAMAGTQVILIEAGRIACEASGRNGGQCNNGIAGDFAALSARFGRQRATDLYRAFDAGVDRVEAIVKEEAIACDFTRNGKLKLADKPDHAVKLARSAELLAQTVEPDIRLLDRNQLAGEIRSDAFHGGLVFPRSASLHMGRFAAGLARAATRHGARLYENTPLTGLSRVPGGRHKLVTPRGTIIADDVLLATGASISGPFRWLRRRIVPIGSFIVATDPLGDLADTIMPGRRNGTTTRNIGNYFRLTADNRLIFGGRARFALSTPRNDVRSGAILAARMREIFPGLAGVRISHNWGGIVDLTADRLPRAGVRDGVHYAMGYSGHGTQISVLMGEVMARIMTGASPAEANPFHGIDWPAVPGHFGPPWFLPLVGAYYRYQDWRH, encoded by the coding sequence ATGATGCTGGAATCCTATTGGTTGGATAGCGGCGAACGCTTTGCGCAGGATGGGGTGCCACCACTCCCCGCCCGGGCGACGGTCGTGGTCGTCGGAGGCGGGTTCACCGGCCTTTCCGCCGCCCGTCAGCTGGCGATGGCAGGGACGCAGGTGATCCTGATCGAGGCGGGGCGTATCGCGTGCGAAGCATCGGGTCGCAATGGCGGCCAGTGCAACAACGGCATTGCGGGCGACTTCGCTGCCCTCAGCGCCCGCTTCGGGCGTCAGCGCGCCACCGACCTCTATCGCGCCTTCGACGCCGGGGTCGACCGGGTGGAGGCGATCGTGAAGGAGGAAGCCATTGCCTGCGACTTCACCCGCAACGGCAAGCTGAAACTGGCCGACAAGCCCGACCATGCCGTCAAGCTCGCCCGCTCCGCCGAGCTGCTGGCGCAGACGGTAGAGCCGGACATCCGCCTGCTCGACCGCAACCAGCTGGCCGGGGAAATCCGCTCCGATGCCTTTCATGGCGGGCTGGTCTTCCCGCGCAGCGCCTCCCTCCATATGGGTCGCTTCGCCGCGGGGCTGGCGCGCGCCGCGACCCGCCACGGTGCCAGGCTATATGAGAATACGCCGCTGACCGGGCTGTCGCGGGTGCCGGGCGGACGGCACAAGCTGGTCACGCCGCGCGGTACGATCATTGCGGATGACGTCCTGCTGGCGACGGGCGCATCGATATCCGGTCCGTTCCGCTGGCTGCGGCGGCGGATCGTGCCGATCGGCAGCTTCATCGTCGCAACCGATCCGCTCGGGGATCTGGCCGACACGATCATGCCGGGACGGCGCAACGGGACGACGACACGCAACATCGGCAATTATTTCCGCCTGACCGCCGACAACCGGCTGATCTTCGGCGGCCGCGCCCGCTTCGCGCTCTCGACCCCGCGCAACGACGTGCGCAGCGGAGCGATCCTCGCGGCGCGGATGCGCGAGATCTTTCCCGGACTGGCGGGGGTCCGCATCTCACATAATTGGGGCGGGATCGTCGACCTGACCGCCGACCGCCTGCCGCGCGCCGGAGTTCGCGACGGGGTGCATTATGCGATGGGCTATAGCGGCCATGGCACGCAGATTTCGGTGCTGATGGGCGAGGTGATGGCGCGGATCATGACCGGGGCCAGCCCCGCCGAGGCCAATCCCTTCCACGGCATCGACTGGCCGGCCGTCCCGGGGCATTTCGGCCCCCCCTGGTTCCTTCCGCTGGTCGGGGCCTATTACCGCTATCAGGACTGGCGGCATTGA
- a CDS encoding GNAT family N-acetyltransferase translates to MERKTMPTSAELPPAEVEHRTMRLRAMTPQDVAALHLLAKAEQWPHRAEDLADMLAVGSGTVAELNGEIIGTTMWWRAGPATATLGMVIVSRRHRGAGLGRIVMDAVLDQIAAALGPDAAIMLNATEDGLPLYRKLGFRGVGEILQHQGAAFQAPLVPLEPGERIRPMGERDGAVVDSLVHAATGLDRPSVMTLLREKAHGVVLTHGDTVTGAALFRRFGRGYVVGPVIAPDATRAKALIAQWIGSRSGEFIRLDIPGDSGLGAWLEELGLVRVGRVVTMVRGGEPQGTAPGTAFAIVSQALC, encoded by the coding sequence ATGGAACGCAAAACCATGCCAACAAGCGCCGAATTGCCCCCTGCCGAGGTCGAGCATCGCACGATGCGGCTTCGCGCCATGACCCCGCAGGATGTCGCCGCGCTGCACCTGCTGGCCAAGGCCGAACAATGGCCGCACCGAGCGGAGGACCTTGCCGACATGCTGGCCGTGGGCTCCGGCACGGTGGCGGAGCTGAACGGTGAGATCATCGGCACGACGATGTGGTGGCGGGCCGGCCCGGCCACCGCGACGCTGGGCATGGTGATCGTCTCGCGCCGTCATCGCGGGGCCGGCCTCGGCCGGATCGTGATGGACGCGGTGCTCGACCAGATTGCGGCCGCGCTGGGCCCCGACGCTGCGATCATGCTGAACGCGACCGAGGATGGGCTGCCGCTCTATCGCAAGCTCGGCTTTCGCGGCGTCGGTGAAATCCTCCAGCATCAGGGGGCGGCGTTTCAGGCCCCGCTGGTTCCACTGGAGCCGGGCGAGCGTATCCGGCCGATGGGGGAGCGCGACGGCGCGGTCGTCGACTCGCTGGTCCACGCGGCGACCGGCCTCGATCGTCCGTCGGTCATGACGCTGTTGCGCGAAAAGGCGCACGGCGTCGTGCTGACGCATGGCGATACGGTGACCGGGGCGGCGCTCTTCCGCCGGTTCGGACGCGGCTATGTCGTCGGGCCGGTGATCGCGCCCGACGCGACCCGCGCCAAGGCATTGATCGCCCAGTGGATCGGATCGCGCAGCGGTGAATTCATCCGGCTGGACATTCCGGGCGATAGCGGGCTTGGGGCGTGGCTGGAGGAACTGGGGCTGGTCCGCGTTGGCCGGGTGGTGACGATGGTACGGGGCGGGGAGCCGCAAGGCACCGCACCCGGCACCGCCTTTGCGATCGTGAGCCAGGCGCTATGCTGA
- a CDS encoding NAD-dependent succinate-semialdehyde dehydrogenase: MLTAQDLRTTGLLVETMLIDGAWTGANDGATLEVTDPATGETIGTIPAAGTAETEAAISAAAAALPGWRRRTADDRATLLEAWHRLILDHVDALAAIMTAEQGKPLAEAKGEIGYAASFVKWFAGEGRRIAGHMIPAPTTDRRILATREPVGVCAAITPWNFPAAMITRKVAPALAAGCTVVIKPSELTPFTALALVRLAERAGIPAGVVNIVTGMPQAIGAALTASPVVRKLSFTGSTRVGALLMRQSADTLKRLSLELGGNAPFIVFDDADVDAAVAGAMASKFRNAGQTCVCANRLFVQDGIHDRFVEKLGEAVRALCVGDGRRAGVTIGPLINVAATTKVAEHVADALAKGAHIAAAPDGVNGDARFARPVVLTEATPGMRLASEETFGPVAPIFRFRDEEEAVALANATPFGLASYFYTDDLHRAWRVGEALEFGMVGLNTGALAMEMAPFGGIKASGLGREGGREGIEEYLETKAFHWGGLKGL; the protein is encoded by the coding sequence ATGCTGACCGCTCAGGACCTGCGCACGACCGGCCTGCTGGTCGAGACGATGCTGATCGATGGAGCTTGGACGGGCGCGAACGACGGCGCGACGCTCGAGGTGACCGATCCGGCGACCGGCGAGACGATCGGGACGATCCCGGCGGCGGGGACGGCCGAGACCGAGGCGGCGATCTCCGCCGCCGCCGCCGCGTTGCCCGGATGGCGGCGCCGCACGGCGGACGATCGCGCGACCCTGCTCGAGGCATGGCACCGGCTGATCCTCGACCATGTCGATGCACTGGCCGCGATCATGACCGCTGAGCAGGGCAAGCCGCTGGCCGAGGCAAAGGGGGAAATCGGCTATGCCGCCAGTTTCGTCAAATGGTTTGCGGGCGAGGGGCGGCGGATCGCGGGGCACATGATCCCCGCCCCGACCACCGACCGCCGCATCCTGGCGACCCGCGAGCCCGTGGGTGTGTGCGCAGCGATCACTCCGTGGAACTTTCCCGCCGCGATGATCACCCGCAAGGTCGCGCCCGCGCTCGCGGCGGGGTGCACCGTCGTCATCAAGCCGTCCGAGCTCACGCCCTTCACGGCGCTGGCGCTGGTCAGGCTGGCCGAACGCGCAGGGATACCGGCGGGTGTCGTCAACATCGTCACCGGCATGCCCCAGGCGATCGGCGCGGCGCTGACCGCCTCGCCGGTGGTGCGCAAGCTGTCCTTTACGGGATCGACGCGGGTCGGGGCGCTGCTGATGCGGCAGTCCGCGGACACGCTGAAGCGGTTGAGCCTGGAACTGGGCGGCAACGCGCCCTTCATCGTGTTCGATGATGCCGATGTCGATGCGGCGGTGGCCGGGGCGATGGCCTCCAAGTTCCGCAACGCCGGACAGACCTGCGTCTGCGCCAACCGCTTGTTCGTGCAGGACGGCATTCACGATCGTTTCGTGGAAAAGCTGGGTGAGGCGGTGCGCGCCCTGTGCGTCGGGGATGGGCGGCGGGCGGGGGTGACCATTGGTCCGCTGATCAACGTCGCCGCCACGACCAAGGTGGCCGAGCATGTTGCCGACGCGCTGGCCAAGGGCGCGCATATCGCCGCTGCCCCCGACGGTGTGAACGGGGATGCGCGGTTTGCGCGGCCGGTGGTACTGACCGAAGCGACGCCCGGCATGCGGCTGGCCTCCGAAGAGACGTTCGGGCCGGTCGCCCCGATCTTCCGCTTCCGTGACGAGGAAGAGGCGGTCGCGCTCGCCAATGCGACGCCGTTCGGCTTGGCCAGCTATTTCTATACCGACGACCTGCACCGAGCCTGGCGCGTGGGCGAGGCGCTGGAGTTCGGCATGGTCGGTCTCAACACGGGAGCGCTGGCGATGGAAATGGCGCCTTTCGGCGGGATCAAGGCTTCCGGGCTCGGCCGGGAAGGGGGGCGCGAGGGGATCGAGGAATATCTGGAAACCAAGGCATTCCATTGGGGGGGATTGAAGGGCCTGTGA
- a CDS encoding tartrate dehydrogenase — MRHYRIAVIPGDGIGKEVVPEGVRALEAAAAAYGFTVEQQWHDFACCDYYVRHGRMMPEDWKARIGGVDAIFFGAVGWPDTVPDHISLWDSLIQFRREYDQYVNLRPARLMPGVPCPLAGRKPGDIDMMIVRENTEGEYSAIGGTAFPGTDREVVLQETVMTRTGTDRILRYAFELAQKRPARHLTSATKSNGIAITMPWWDSRVAEMAEKYREVRTDKYHIDILAAQFVMNPDRFDVVVASNLFGDILSDLGPACTGTIGIAPCGNINPDRAVPSLFEPVHGSAPDIAGQGIANPVGQIWCAAMMLDHLGETAAAASIVTAIETVLASEGGRTRDLKGSADTVQCGKAIAAAIG; from the coding sequence GTGAGACATTACCGGATTGCGGTGATCCCCGGCGACGGGATCGGCAAGGAAGTCGTCCCCGAGGGCGTGCGCGCACTGGAGGCGGCGGCGGCGGCCTATGGCTTCACCGTCGAGCAGCAATGGCATGATTTCGCCTGTTGCGACTATTATGTCCGCCACGGTCGGATGATGCCCGAGGATTGGAAGGCGCGGATCGGCGGTGTCGATGCGATCTTCTTCGGCGCGGTGGGCTGGCCCGACACCGTGCCCGATCATATCTCACTGTGGGATTCGCTGATCCAGTTCCGGCGCGAGTATGACCAATATGTCAATCTGCGCCCGGCGCGGCTGATGCCGGGCGTGCCCTGTCCCTTGGCGGGGCGGAAGCCCGGCGACATCGACATGATGATCGTGCGGGAGAATACCGAAGGCGAATATTCCGCGATCGGCGGCACCGCTTTTCCCGGTACCGACCGTGAGGTGGTGCTTCAGGAAACGGTAATGACCCGTACCGGCACCGACCGCATATTGCGATATGCGTTCGAACTGGCGCAGAAGCGGCCTGCCAGGCATTTGACCTCCGCCACCAAATCCAACGGTATCGCGATCACCATGCCCTGGTGGGACAGTCGCGTCGCGGAGATGGCCGAGAAATATCGGGAGGTGCGGACCGACAAATATCATATCGACATCCTCGCCGCGCAGTTCGTGATGAATCCCGACCGGTTCGACGTGGTCGTCGCCTCCAATCTGTTCGGTGACATCCTGTCCGATCTGGGCCCGGCCTGCACCGGCACGATCGGCATCGCGCCATGCGGCAACATCAATCCGGATCGCGCGGTTCCGTCGCTGTTCGAGCCGGTCCATGGCTCGGCGCCCGATATCGCCGGGCAGGGGATCGCCAATCCGGTCGGCCAGATCTGGTGCGCGGCGATGATGCTCGATCACCTCGGCGAGACGGCGGCGGCGGCGTCCATCGTCACCGCGATCGAGACGGTGCTGGCCAGCGAGGGCGGCCGCACGCGCGACCTGAAGGGATCCGCCGACACCGTGCAATGCGGCAAGGCGATCGCGGCGGCGATCGGTTGA